A genomic window from Cupriavidus metallidurans CH34 includes:
- a CDS encoding thiamine pyrophosphate-binding protein gives MSAPRERNGGQILVEQLRIQGTKRVFLVPGESYLPCIDALYDHQDAITPIVCRQESGAGYMAEAYGKLTGEPGVCFVTRGPGATNASIAVHTAFQDSTPMILFVGQVGNDFYEREAFQEIDYRRMFGQMAKWVAQIDRTDRIPEFVARAYAVATSGRPGPVVLALPEDTLWGRATVADMPRYERVHGAPTPVALDKLSTLLAGAKRPFLLVGGSGWTPTAMRQIEGFAERFGLPVGVAWRRLECFDNGHPNFAGHVGWGMVDALRQRIHEADLVIAVGTRMGEATTEGYTLVESPQPRQKLVHVYPDPDELGRVFRPTLPIAADVVSFAAAVAQLSPAQTVSREAMTAVTAANANFLAEQEPKDAPGALNLNRVACHVRDHVPDDACITVGAGNYALFAHAYHRFHGVGTSLAPTVGSMGYGLPAAISAKLENPSRTVVCYAGDGCFQMNLQELGVAMQYRLGIVILVFNNGMWGTIRAHQEREFPGRTIALGFDNPEFSQLVKAYHGHGEVVDRDEDFAPAFARALEFANREQLPALIELRYEPDGIAPGVTLSGIRAAALARQSA, from the coding sequence ATGAGCGCGCCACGCGAACGGAATGGCGGCCAGATTCTGGTCGAACAGCTGCGCATCCAGGGCACGAAGCGCGTGTTCCTGGTGCCGGGCGAGAGCTATCTGCCGTGCATCGACGCGCTCTACGACCATCAGGATGCGATCACGCCGATCGTCTGCCGGCAGGAGAGCGGCGCCGGATACATGGCGGAGGCCTACGGCAAGCTGACCGGCGAGCCCGGCGTCTGTTTTGTCACGCGCGGCCCGGGGGCGACCAATGCGAGCATCGCGGTGCATACGGCGTTTCAGGACTCCACACCGATGATCCTGTTCGTCGGTCAGGTTGGAAACGACTTCTACGAGCGCGAGGCATTCCAGGAGATCGACTACCGTCGCATGTTCGGCCAGATGGCCAAGTGGGTGGCCCAGATCGATCGCACGGACCGGATCCCCGAGTTCGTGGCGCGAGCCTACGCGGTCGCAACCAGCGGGCGTCCCGGTCCGGTGGTGCTGGCGTTGCCCGAGGACACGCTCTGGGGCCGCGCCACGGTCGCCGACATGCCGCGTTATGAGCGCGTCCACGGCGCCCCGACGCCGGTGGCGCTCGACAAGCTCTCCACCTTGCTGGCTGGCGCGAAGCGGCCGTTCCTGCTGGTCGGGGGCTCGGGCTGGACGCCCACGGCCATGCGGCAGATCGAAGGCTTTGCCGAACGCTTCGGCCTGCCCGTGGGTGTGGCATGGCGACGTCTGGAATGCTTCGACAACGGACATCCGAACTTCGCCGGCCACGTCGGTTGGGGGATGGTCGATGCGCTGCGCCAGCGGATTCACGAAGCGGATCTGGTGATCGCCGTGGGCACGCGCATGGGCGAGGCCACCACGGAAGGCTACACGCTGGTGGAAAGCCCGCAGCCACGGCAGAAGCTGGTGCACGTGTATCCCGATCCGGACGAACTCGGCCGGGTATTCCGCCCGACGTTGCCGATTGCCGCCGATGTGGTGTCGTTCGCGGCGGCCGTGGCGCAGCTATCTCCGGCGCAGACGGTATCCCGAGAGGCGATGACGGCGGTGACGGCGGCCAATGCCAACTTCCTGGCGGAGCAGGAGCCCAAGGACGCCCCCGGCGCGTTGAACCTGAACCGGGTGGCCTGCCACGTGCGCGACCACGTGCCGGACGATGCCTGCATCACTGTCGGCGCAGGCAACTATGCGTTGTTCGCGCACGCCTATCACCGCTTCCATGGCGTGGGCACGAGCCTGGCGCCGACGGTAGGGTCGATGGGTTACGGCTTGCCGGCCGCAATCTCGGCCAAGCTCGAGAATCCGTCGCGTACCGTGGTCTGCTACGCGGGCGATGGCTGCTTCCAGATGAACCTGCAGGAACTCGGCGTGGCCATGCAGTATCGGCTGGGCATCGTGATCCTTGTTTTCAACAACGGCATGTGGGGCACGATCCGCGCGCATCAGGAACGCGAGTTCCCGGGCCGCACGATTGCGCTCGGCTTCGACAATCCCGAGTTCAGCCAGCTGGTCAAGGCGTATCACGGCCACGGCGAAGTGGTGGATCGCGATGAGGATTTCGCCCCCGCCTTTGCCCGGGCGCTGGAATTCGCCAATCGCGAGCAACTCCCCGCGCTGATCGAGCTGCGCTACGAACCCGATGGTATCGCGCCCGGCGTCACGCTCTCCGGCATTCGTGCCGCAGCGCTGGCGCGGCAATCCGCCTGA
- a CDS encoding histone deacetylase family protein, with amino-acid sequence MRAFFSDDQLLHQPRQFMRAGRLCEPTDVPARAAVLQRALDARGIELVAPPDYGRAPLETVHSPAYLDFLTSAFERWMAQATPTLEPGIEVLPNLSPYHSGKIDKTRRGPCPSGSVIAEAGYYLGDLSCPLGPHSWQSILRSAHSAVAAARHVCAPHDGNGMAYALCRPSGHHAHADRAGGFCYVNNSAIAAQTLLERFDKVAVLDVDAHHGDGTQQIFYQRSDVMTISLHADPSSYYPFYTGYATERGHGAGYGYNLNFPLPHGTGDAGFLSALDSALDALRDYRPQALVLALGFDTYKHDPISVLQVGLEAYRGVGERIHALGVPTVVVQEGGYEVDAIGIALEAFLAGFVPAMA; translated from the coding sequence ATGCGCGCCTTTTTCTCGGATGACCAGTTGCTGCACCAGCCTCGGCAGTTCATGCGCGCAGGCCGGCTGTGCGAGCCGACGGACGTACCGGCTCGCGCCGCCGTGCTCCAGCGGGCGCTCGACGCCCGTGGTATCGAACTCGTCGCGCCGCCCGACTACGGCCGCGCGCCGCTGGAAACAGTGCATAGCCCGGCGTACCTCGATTTCCTGACCAGCGCGTTCGAGCGCTGGATGGCGCAGGCAACGCCTACGCTCGAACCGGGCATCGAGGTGCTGCCGAACCTTTCGCCGTATCACAGCGGCAAGATCGACAAGACGCGGCGTGGCCCGTGTCCATCGGGCAGCGTGATTGCCGAAGCGGGCTACTACCTCGGGGACCTGAGCTGTCCGCTCGGGCCCCATAGCTGGCAGTCGATCCTGCGCTCGGCGCATAGCGCGGTGGCGGCGGCGCGGCATGTGTGCGCGCCGCACGACGGCAATGGCATGGCCTATGCGCTGTGCCGGCCGTCCGGCCACCACGCCCACGCTGACCGCGCAGGCGGGTTCTGCTACGTCAACAACTCGGCGATCGCCGCGCAGACACTGCTGGAGCGCTTCGACAAGGTCGCCGTGCTCGACGTGGACGCCCATCATGGCGATGGCACGCAGCAGATCTTCTACCAGCGTTCCGACGTGATGACGATTTCGCTGCACGCGGACCCCAGCAGCTACTACCCGTTTTACACGGGCTACGCCACCGAGCGCGGTCATGGCGCGGGCTATGGCTACAACCTCAATTTCCCGCTGCCGCACGGCACAGGCGATGCTGGATTCCTGTCGGCGCTGGACAGCGCGCTCGATGCGCTGCGCGACTACCGTCCGCAGGCGCTGGTGCTGGCGCTTGGCTTCGACACGTACAAGCACGACCCGATCAGCGTGCTGCAGGTGGGGCTGGAAGCCTATCGGGGCGTGGGCGAGCGTATCCACGCGCTGGGCGTGCCGACGGTGGTGGTGCAGGAGGGCGGTTACGAAGTGGATGCGATCGGTATCGCGCTGGAAGCATTTCTCGCGGGCTTCGTGCCTGCGATGGCATGA